Genomic segment of Deltaproteobacteria bacterium:
TCGCGGCGAAGGCCCGCAGCTTGCTGCGGGGAGCTTCATTTTTCCAAGAATTACACCGATCAAACAAGGTGAATATCTTTGCTTTTGACTTCAATGCCTTAAGCCCAGTGAAAGCAGAGTCAGCGGCCCAAGAATTGGATAATAAAGTTCCGCTATTGGGAAAAGGAATACTCATTTGGCGGCACTAAAAGTAACATTGACATGACTGAATGAAGGATTTCATTTCTGCCCTTCACAAGTAGTTGCTCTCACAACAGTATGTGCTTTACAATAGCTCTTCTATTTCTTGATCAAGCTGTGTTGACGGAGGTACTCACGGGCAACTTCCCTTGGTTCCATCTTCTCGATATCAACCCTGGCGTTTAGTCCCTGCCAGGCTTTTTGGCACTTGGCCACGATTTCTGAAGCAGCACGTTTGCCTCCTCCGGGAAACGTAGCTACCAGCTTATTGAGAATATCTGTAATCTCGGGATACTTATCGAGAGCCTCCTTACGGACATAAGGACTCAAATCATAGGGCGGGAAGAAAGACTTGTCGTCTGAGTACACATGCCAGCCATGTTTGGGGATGGAAGCATCTGTACCAAAGACCATTGCGACATGCGTCTTGTGTCGTTTCAAAGCGATCAGTGAAGTTCCAGGCGTTCCGGTCCTGAGCGTGCTCTTGGCCATTTTGAAATCGTAGAACTTCTCCAGAGCAGACAGCCCGTCTGGGCGAACTGAGAATTCGAAATCGACAAAGGTTTCGATCTTTCCTTCCCTGGTTCGATAAAGCCTTGCCAAATCGGATAGCGTCTTCAATTTGTGTTTTGCGGCGAATTCAGGCCAGGATGCAAGAGCATAGGTGTTGTTGTTCCAGATCGGACCTAGCCAGATGAAATGATTGCTCTGCTCTTCCTCTTTTACAAGCTGATAAAGTTGGTTATTACCAGTGCCCGGCAAGTATTTGTGCTTAAGGTGAACCATCGAGGCTGTCCCTATATAGTCAGCACAGATATCGATGTCGCCGGATTCCATTCCGGCTCTGAGGGCCATGGAAGTAAGATCCGATTTCAAGTCAACCTTGAAGCCGCGATCCTCCAACATCTGTTTGATTAGTTGACCGACAATATACTGCTCTGTAAAGTTTTTGTTTCCGACGGTTATTCTCTTTTCAGCCGCCTGGACGTCTATCGTTGTCATGATGATGAGTGTGATCGTCAAGAACCGGGCGACGATGTTCATGTGTAGACGGTGCATCTTCTTACCTCCTTAGGGCTCGCGCATAGTGGATAGAGCATAGCGCATGAATACCAAAGTTTGCTTTTTACTCTCTGCTCTAGCGCTAGGGTACTTTGAGCCCCAGGGGGGTCATCCACCCCTCCACTCGTTCCAAAAGAAAACCCAGCGTAATAGCCATGGCTGCAGTCGGCGCTGCCCCCTGAAGGATGATCAAAGCTTCACGGGCAAATACGCCAGTCAATGTAATTTTGCCCAAACCTGCCCCGCCGACAAGAACAGCGAGTTCCGCAGTGCCCACCGTGATAACGGTGGAGATTCTGATCCCAGCCATGATGACGGGTCTTGCCAAGGGCAACTCTATCTTCCGGGCAATTTGCATTCTGGTCAGTCCCATTCCCCTGGCAGCTTCTATTACCGCTGGATCGATCGTCTTGATACTCGCATAGGAATTCCGTAGGATGGGAAGGAGTCCATAGATGACCAATGCCACAATTGCTGACTGAAGGCCAAAACCCAGAAGTGGAGCCATAATAGCAATGACAGCCAGGCTCGGTACCGTCTGACCCACACTTGCTCCGCCAATCACGGGTAGCGCGAGTTTCTCAAGACCTGCTCGGGTGACCACGATTCCCAGGGGCACACCGATCGCAGTGGCTATGACGACTGCTATCAATACCATCTTGAAATGAGCCCATGCGCAATAGAGTAAATCATCGTACGTGAAGGTGCTGTAGATCCCTATCTTGCCCAGACTAGTAATCCAAATAGTCGCTCCGACAAGAAGCGTAAGAAGGACAACCAGAATCACCTGATGTCTCATTGAGATGCTTCTCTCTGAAGCGCAGTCCGCCCCAAGCGAACGGAGGCCTTCCGAGCAGCTTCCCTCAGTGCCTCCTGGATTGCCTGAAACGTTAAGACGCCCTCTAATCTGTCATGTTGATCGACTATAGCCAGCACATTGAGCCCGCTCGTTAACATTAAGGAAAGGGCTTCACTCAAGACAGCATTTCTGGTGGCGCTGATTGCCGAAGTACTCATGATTTCTCTTACCTTCTGGCCCCTTTCCAAATCTGAGGAGACCACCCATCCTGTAAACCTTCCCTCATTGTCAATAACCGCCAGCCAATCGATTCCCTCTCGCTCCATCCGATCTCGAACGGCTTTTACTTCCTCGTCGGGTTTTGCCGTACGCGGTGACCTCCACATGACTTCCTTTGTGCGGATCAGTTGCAAACCTTTAAGGCCCCGATCGGCGCCAACAAAGTCCGCTACAAACTCATCTTTCGGCCCATAAAGTAGCTCGGCAGGTGGAGCGTATTGCACCAGTCGCCCTGCTTTCATCAAGGCTATCTTGTCCCCCATCTTGATCGCCTCATGAATATCGTGGGTCACAAATATGATGGTCTTTTGCAACTCCTCCTGTATCTTCAAGAACTCATTCTGCAAGTCCACTCTGGTTATCGGATCGATGGCTCCAAAAGGCTCATCCATTAACAGGATAGGGGGGTCCCCTCCAAATGCTCGGGCTACACCTACCCGCTGGCGCTGGCCACCAGAAAGCTCGCGCGGATATTTGTCTATAAAACCATCAGGCGTCAATCTCAAAAGCTCTAGAAGCTCCTTGGCCCGCTTCCTGCGCTTGGCTTTCGGCCAGCCTTTTAGCGCCGGGACCGTCGCTATGTTCTCACCTATAGTCATGTGAGGAAAAAGCCCTATCTCCTGAATGGCATACCCTATGTTTCTTCGAAGTTCGTTCTCATCTATGCTGGTATTGTCCGTTCCATCAATATATATTCTTCCACTGGTAGGGAAAATCAGCCGGTTGATCATTTTCATTGTTGTGGTCTTGCCACATCCTGAAGGACCCAGCAGCACGCACAGCTTCCCCCGGTCGACCTCAAAGCTCACCTCCCTTACCGCTTCTGTGCCATCAGGATAGATCTTGGTCACTTTCTCCAGTCTGATCATTTTCGCACTATCCTCCTAAGGGCTTGGTCAAGAATAATTTGGTAGAATTTGCGCCCAAATTTGCCATAAATTTGGGCGATCTGATTGAGCAAAACCGCAGTAATAGCAGGCTATTTCGAGGATTTTGCGAATGAAGATCGACCAAAGATATGGTGAAGTTGGGATGCGAAAATGGCAACTTATTTTTGACCAAGCCCTAAGCCCTTGGGCGTAACCCAGCGTTCCAACAGGGCCATAAGCCCGTCGACTAGCAAAGCAAGTACAGAAACAGAGACGCCTCCTGTAATGATTAAATCCATTCGAGCGTTTCTTAATCCCCGAAATATGGGCACTCCAAGCCCACCGGCGCCGATCAAAGCTGCAATTGCCGCAATACCGATAATGAGCACCATGGCGTTTCTCAACCCAGCCATAATCACGGGGAAAGCAAGGGGGAGATTGATCTTGAAAAGAAGTTGCGTTTCGCTCATCCCCATGCCCCTGCCGGCCTCGATCATCGCTGGATCAACCTGGCGGATCGCAGTGCAAGTATTGCGTATGATAGGTAACTGGCCGTAAACAATCAGAGTAATGACTGCAGGAAGGAAACCGATGGCGCTCAATCCTATGCGGCTCAAAAGGACCATTAGCAGCCCAAAAAGGGCGAGGCTGGGGACTGTCATCATGATTTCCGCAAGATAGAGCGCCGCCTCTGCCATATGTTCTCTACCTTTTGCTGATATGAAGATCCCTAACGTTATGCCGAGGACGGCTCCTATTCCAATGGCAACAAGACTTATGCACAGGTGATCAACCATCCACCCTGTCACCATTTCAGGATGTTGAATGACAAATTGATAGGCGTCTAACATACACGCTTACCTTCAGCCGGTTCCCGGAGGCCCAGCCCAAAAAATGTATTGCCCCGCAGGTCTCCTCGTGCTAAAAGACATTTTCTTAAATGAAAGTCATAGTCTATCAGACAAACCCTGCCCTGTTGGACCTTCAGGCCAACCTGGACGAAGTAGTCACGAAAATTCACGAGGGGAGCGAAAAAGGCGCCCAGTTGATCGTTTTTCCGGAATTGAGCCTGACCGGATATTTTGTGGGACAGCAATACCATGACGTCTCGCTCAGACTCGATTCTGAGGAAATCAGACGATTGGCCTCCGCCACAAAAGGCACGGCTGCCGTTGTGGGCTTTATTGAAGAATCCCCATCCATGAATTTCTACAACTCCGCTCTAGTGGCAGTTGATGGACAAATACTCTTCGCCTATCGAAAACTGAACCTTCCTAACTATGGCGTCTTTGAAGAACGGAAATACTTCTCTCCTGGAAAACACATCCCTGTCTTTCGCCTCCATGGCTTTTCTATCGCTGTCTTCATCTGCAATGACGTCTGGCATCCGTCACTGCCCTACCTGGGGGTTTGCCAAAAAGCTGATGTTTTTGTCACAATCATCAACTCCTGTAAGGGATCCATGGGACCGGAGTTTTCCAATATTGAAACCTGGCAGGTTATTAACAGGTTCTATTCACAAGTCTTCGGTGTGTACAATATCTGCGCGAACCGCGTAGGACAAGAAGATTTTGATGAAAGACCAAGTGTTTCGGATGTGCCTGAGCCCAAAGAAGGGGAGACGCTAAATGCCGATCAATACTCTGGCCCCTCAACCTATCTGTTCTGGGGCGGTAGCGAGATCATCGGTCCTTTTGGTGAGTCCATTGTCAAGGCGGCTCTATATGAACCGGATGAGATACTTGCTGAGCTCTCCAGGGATCTTCTGAGAAAGAAAAAAATTCTCCTTCCGTACTTGAGAAATGATGATCCCTATTTCACCCATCGAGAACTCCGGCAGATTCTCTATCGAAAACCTTCACACGACATAGTATGAATTCTTGATCTGCGTAGCCTCGAAATCGGAGCCTCAATGGAGTAGTGAGATCAAAAAAAGCAAAAAGTGTAAGTTCTCAATAAGCTTCATCCCCCGGCGCTTATGGCAACCGCGTTGCCCGGACTTTTTGAGAAATTACCAAAAGGTACCGTAAGTTCTTGATGTTATTGGTAGGCGGTCGCGGATTCGAACCGCGGACTTCCACCGTGTGAGGATGGCACTCTCACCGCTGAGTTAACCGCCCATAGACCTTGTCGAAGAGACTACCCGTTACATAAAGGCTGGAAGGTCCAAAGTCAAGGTTTTTTGGTGATAATCCAGCCCTTATTCACCCTAACGTTCCCTCGTTCATGCATTTTCTGAGCTCTTCCATTTCACGGGCGCTCAGGGTCCGGTAGGTTCCGGACTTTAAGTTCCCCAACCGGATCGGACCATATCGGATCCGCTTTAGTTTCATTACACGATGCCCGACAACGGCGCACATGCGCCGAACCTGCCGGTTTCTTCCTTCCCTTATAGTGATCTCAAGCCAGGTGTTTGTGCCGGTCGTACCCGTTATCCTTACCTGGGCAGGAGCGGTGCGCCGGCCATCCAACACAATGCCGGACCGTAGGCGCGCCAAGGCCTCGCGAGCAGGCAGACCTTTGACCTTGGTCCGATAGGTCTTGGAGATGCCGTACCGGGGATGTTGAAGTTGGTGGGCCAGTTCTCCGTCGTTTGTCAGGATAAGGAGCCCTTCCGTATGATAATCAAGCCGCCCGACCGGAAAGAGACGTGTCTTGATCTTCTTGACAAGGTCGGCTGTTGTCGGACGGCCTCTGGGATCACTGGACGTGGTCAACACCCGTTTCGGCTTGTTGAGTACGATAGTGACCTTTGGCTCAGAGCCGCGGACAGGGCGGTTGTCCACACGTATGACATCCTGCCCACAAACGACCTGGGCGCCGAGCCTGCGAACAACCCTGCCATTAACCTTAACGCGGCCCTCACGGATCAGCTTTTCAGCCTCGCGCCTGGAGGCGATGCCGGCTCGAGCCAGGACTACGTGGAGTCGTTCGGCCATGCTTCCCCCAGATCCCGCAGGTCCTTCAGCGACGGCAGATCGCCGAGATCTTTCAGGTCAAACAGCTCCAGGAAGCGCTTGTTGGTGCCATAAACCATGGGCCGGCCCGGCAGGTCTTTGCGGCCCAACACACGAATGATCCCCCATTCAAGGAGGGTCCGCAGTATTCCACCGCAATCGACCCCCCTTAAGTGCTCTATATCGCTTCGAAGCACAGGTTGTTTATATGCAATAATGGCAACGGTTTCCATGGCTGCACGGCTCAAGCGGGCAGGTCTTGTCTGCTTGAGCCGCCTGGTCCAATTCCGGTATTCAGGACGGGTGCGAAACTGGTATCCACCGGCAACCTCGCTCAAGAAAAACCCGCGTTTCTCGGACTCGTACTCTTCGGCCAGGCTGGCGAGGGCGCTGCGTATGGTTTTGCGGTCTTCGACCTCCAGAATCGATTTGATCTTGTCAACGCTAAGGGGAGATTCAGCTACAAAGAGCAAGCTTTCAATAATGGCCTTCAGGTTATCCATTGAAAATCCTAATAATCCCTGATGTTACATGCTGCATTATCCGTATCACCTGGGTTCTTGCCATCTCCAGGACAGCCAGGAAAGTGACAATGATCTGGCCCTTGGCGGCCTGTTTTTCAAAAAGCTCTTCAAACGTAACAGAGCCTTTTTGCTCCAGGATGTCTGCAATCTCCAATATTCTGCTCTTGACCGAAATAGTGTCCGCCGTAATGTTCAGGAAATGCTCCGGAGATACCCGCTTGATGATTCTCTGAAAGGCGTCCATGAGTTCAAAGAGGCTAATCTGCACAAAATCGCGGGGTTCTTCCCCGGTAGATTCAGCGATCTCGTCGGTTCCACGGATGAAGACATCCCAGCCGAGTCGATCCCGGTGTGCCAGATCTTCTGCAGCATATTTCAATTGCAGGTACTCCTCCAAAGGCCTTACAATCTCCATGCGGGGATCTTCTTCGTCCTCTTGTTCCTCCTGGGTGGGCAAGAGCATGCGGGATTTGATGTGGGCCAGGGTGGCTGCCATAACGAGAAAATTCCCGGCCACGTCTATATTCATTACTCTCATCAACTTGATGTATTCCAGGTACTGCTCGGCAATCAAGGCAATGGGAATGTCATAAAGATCCACTTCGTTCTTTCTCACAAGATGCACGAGAAGATCCATTGGACCATCAAAGAGATCTCCAAGATGTATGTGATACGTTGTGTGGCCTTGTACCTGTTCTGTCATAGGAATAGAAAATGCCTAACGTGCCTAAAATGCGCTAAAATGCCTAAAATTGAATAAACTCAGGAATCAGATTAGTGTTTTCGCTATTTTGTGCTTTCGTGGTAAGCCGTCAAATCTTCACTGCTGCCCGGACCTCTTCCATGGTCCGGCGGGCCACTGCCCGTGCCTTCTGATTTCCATCTTCGATAATGGCCCGAACCGTATCCGGCCGGGTTTCATAAAAGGATCGTTTCTCGCGGATAGGATCGAGGGCCTTGACGAGATTTGCCGCCATCATTTTCTTGCACTCCACACAACCGATTTTGGCCTCCCGGCATTCCGCATCGATGCCTTCAGCAGTCTCACGGTCAGAGTAGAGCTGATGAAAGCTAAAGACATTGCAGATGTCAGGGTTTCCAGGGTCGGCCCGGCGTGCCCGCTGGGGGTCTGTAATCATCTGCCCGACCTTGTTCCGGATCTCTTCCGGCGAATCTGAGAGAAAAATGGCGTTATTATAACTCTTGCTCATCTTGCGACGATCCATGCCAAGAATCTTGGAAGACTCCGTCAAGATGGTTTCCGGAATGGGAAAGACATCGCCGTAGAAGTGATTGAACCGCCGCGCAATTTCGCGGGTGAGTTCCACATGAGGCGCCTGATCTATGCCCACAGGCACACCGTTGGCCTTGTACATGATAATGTCGGCTGCTTGCAGCACAGGGTAACCCAGGAATCCGAAGTTTGAAAGATCCCTGTTCTTTAACTCGGCGATCTGCTCCTTGTAGGTCGGATTCCGCTCCAGCCACGGCAATGGCGTAATCATGGACAGAATCAAGAAGAGCTCCGCATGTTCTTTTACGTATGACTGAACAAAGAGTGTGCACTTTTCAGGGGAAAGACCCACACTCAGCCAGTCCAGAAAGACATCCAGAATATGGCCCTGGATTGGTTCCGTGGCGTCATAGTCAGTTGTCAATGCGTGCCAGTCTGCAATGAAAAAGAAACACTCATACTTGTCTTGCATCTCTTTCCAGTTTGCCAGGGCCCCGTGCAGGTTTCCCAGATGCAGTGGTCCCGTGGGGCGCATACCGCTTAAAATCCGTTTCTTAGCCATTCTTTACAGTCTCCGTCTGTAGCTTCTGAAAAAACTCGAGTCCGCCGACCGTGGATTGAAATCACTTTTTTATATTATTAGCCATTCTATGCCAAGGGAAAAAATTATGTGAACTAGTTCAGGATAACCGTTTCTATCTGTTCTACAACCTCGAAATGTCTATCTCTTGTCAGTAGGGTGCCCCCGATTCCCATGCAGGATGCTGCGATCCATACATCATTGATCGGTATTTTGGTTCCCTTTTTCTGTAATGACAAAAATACAATGGCGTATTTTCTGGCAACATCCGCATCCACGTCAATGATTTCGACTCTCAGACGTTTGATGAACTGCTTCAATTTTCGTTCGTTGAATTGCTGCTGACTCCCTTTCATAAACCCGAAATTGAGTTCTCCGATAACCACGGAAGGCAAATACAGGTCTTCGCCATGGGTGGCCAAGAAATCCACTGTTTCAGGCAACCCCTCGGCATAGTCACTGTAGATATTCGTATCCAGTACAAGTTTCAATCCCAATCCCCTTCATTGATCTGGTTAAAGATTTCGGTTGCTTTTCTCAGTTCTTCGGCTGCATCATGCGAGAGCCATCCTGCAAGTTCCCGGATCATCTTTTCACGGTCTTTCACCAGGCCCAATTTTTCATCAACCGCCTCTAAAATGTATGCAGACTTCGTTTTCCCCTCTCTCGTGGCCGCCTTCTTGATCATTGTTTCTTTTTTGGGGGGTATTCTTAAACTTAAAGGCATAGGGCAAACCCTCCTTGTATCGCAATTTGAGCAAGTGTATCTCGACATTGTGACGGAGTCAATGTAAAAAAGGGGGCAGAATGTCCTGGCCCAACCGAAAAAAACAATGGAATGGAGATTGTTCTTCCATCAGATAGATCGACGCTCAGGGCATCATCTGTAATCAAGACACTCTCAGCTACATGGTTTAGCCATGAAGCACCAAAGGCAGGGTCAAAAGGCCCTGCCTTTGGTGTCTTTAGAGATGTTGCGCAGAACAAAATAGAAGATATGGTGTCAGATCTAGATTATTGACAACCCGCAATGCTTCGCAACCCGAGGCAGGCGGGTCCCCCTTTTTCAAAGGGCGAAGCTGTTGGAATGCCAGGCGTTATTGAGAAGTTACGTTGAGAGTTGTCAGGAATGTGGATTCCGCTGTCACGACCCGCCCAGGAACATCCTCAGAAAAAACTTCATGACAGGGATCAGAAGCCAGTCCAAGGAATGGGTGAAAAGCAAGAAGAGAACAATGAGAATTCCGAAACGTTCCAGCTTTGCCAGTTGAGCAGCCCTGGCGGGCGGAAGAAGGCCCGCCAGGACCCTGCCGCCGTCAAGGGGCGGCACTGGAATCATGTTGAATATGGCAAGGATAACATTGATGACCACACTGTATTCGAGCATTCCCAGCAGATCAGAAAAAACGCCTGAGAAAAACCAGTTCTGCCACCATGGGCCAAGATGAACCAGCCACCTCAGCAGCGTGCCGCTCAGAAAGGCAAGCAGGATGTTCGATACAGGGCCGGCCGCGGCCACCAGGATCATGTCACGCTGACGGTTGGATAGATTGTTGAAATTCACGGGAACCGGCTTTGCATAACCGAAAATGATGGGCGACTTGAAAAAGAAGAGCATCAAAGGGAGGATAAAAGAGCCCATGGGGTCAAGATGCTTGATTGGATTCAAGGTCAGCCTGCCAGCCCATTTTGCCGTGCGGTCTCCCAATCGAAAGGCCACCCAGCCATGGGAGACTTCATGGATCGTGACAGCAAAAAGCAGTGGCACGATCATGATGACTAATCTATTGAGGTCAAAATTATGAAACATGTCAACAACTATCGACTCGCAAAACGTCCGCAAACAGACGGCACAGCAAAAAGCTCCAGATGCAAGGCGCGCGAAGCTTGAGGAGTGCGATCCGCCTGAGGCGGATCGCAATGACGATCAGCCTTCGCTGAAGCTTCGGCCCGACAGGGAAGCTGAAGCGCAACGCCGCAGATGGACTTTTTGCGAAGCCGTCAAGAATCGCTCCGCGACCTTATGACGAACCTTACCTCGTCTTCCCGGGTCTTGACCTGGCCGTTCAGACGCGCATCAAGGAGGCTGTCTAAGATCTTGCGATAGACGGGACCCGGTTGAATGCCCATTTCTTTTAAATCATTGCCTTTCAGCACAGTAGCTACAGATCTCAGCCTGGTAAAGTAATTGGAGATAGCCCTTCTTACCGCTTCAGCGGCAGCGCCTGCCATCATGTAGAGCAAGATCTCGGTGCGAAAAGGGCAGAGCCTTCTGTAAAGAACGCTGTTTTTGAAACCTTTTTGAGATTCCATCCATTTCAGACAGATATCTGCCTTGATTTTTTCATGAACAAAAACCTTCTGGTAGCGCTGGGTCAGTTCAAGTCGCTCACAGAGCTCCTCCAAGATCTTTTGATCAAAAGATCTTGCAAGGGCCAGCAAATAGACCATCCACTTTCTACAGGAGTCTTCCAGGAAAAGCAAATTATGCCATGCAAGGATCTTCTCAACAGAATTGAGAAAATTCTCAAGCGTGGAGTCATAAACGATTTCCGGATGAATTACTTTTAGGAGTTTGTATTCGTTCAGTCGCCGCAAGGCCATGAGAGGTTTTTCTTCCTCCAGGATCTGACGCAGTTCGGAAAAGAGCCGACTACCGCTCAACTCCTTGAAAAAATCCATTCTCACCGCATTTTCAATCAAACCTGAAGTCAATTTTCCTATCTTGAAACCAAATCTCTGCTCAAATCGAATTGCGCGGAAGACCCTGGTTGGGTCCTCAACAAAACTGAGGTTATGAAGCACCCTGATCACTTTCCGCTTAAGGTCTTTCTGGCTTGAAAAAAAATCGATCAGAGTGCCGAATCCGTCCGGATTAAGCCTTATCGCAAGCGTATTGACCGTAAAATCCCTTCGATACAAATCCAGTTTTATGGATCCTCTTTCCACCGTCGGAAGGGCGCCTGGAGACTTGTAGTACTCCAGCCTGGCCGTGGCCACATCAATCTTCCGGCCGTTGGCAAGGATGACCACAGCGGTCCTGAACTTCTCGTGAGCCCGGACACGGCCGCCAAGAGAAGCAGCCAGGGATTTGGCAAACTCTATGCCGTCGCCTTCAATGACAACGTCAATATCAAGATTCTGCTGGTACAGCAGGAGGTCCCGCACAAAACCGCCCACGGCGTAAGCGTTGTACCCAAGGGTATCGGCAACATTTCCAATAGCCCTCAGGTGGTCAACGATCTCTTCAGGAAGACGCTCCGTAAGAAATTTGACCACGCTCCTCTTGCGCGCACCAGGCCCACTTTGCTTGCTGTCTACGGTGAATTCAGGAATGCGCGCAGGCTCGCCTACCAGGATATTCAGCAGGTCAGTTCTTGTAATAACGCCTGTCACCCGGCCTTCTTCCAAGACTGAGAGCAAACGTTGTTTGTTTCCTATGATTTTTTCCTGAATCTCCGACAGCGTGGCCTCGGGCCTTACGCTGTTGATCTCCGTAGTCATGTATTCACGGACCTGAACATGGCCGAGTTTGTGAT
This window contains:
- a CDS encoding rRNA pseudouridine synthase, with product MAERLHVVLARAGIASRREAEKLIREGRVKVNGRVVRRLGAQVVCGQDVIRVDNRPVRGSEPKVTIVLNKPKRVLTTSSDPRGRPTTADLVKKIKTRLFPVGRLDYHTEGLLILTNDGELAHQLQHPRYGISKTYRTKVKGLPAREALARLRSGIVLDGRRTAPAQVRITGTTGTNTWLEITIREGRNRQVRRMCAVVGHRVMKLKRIRYGPIRLGNLKSGTYRTLSAREMEELRKCMNEGTLG
- a CDS encoding ABC transporter permease, with amino-acid sequence MRHQVILVVLLTLLVGATIWITSLGKIGIYSTFTYDDLLYCAWAHFKMVLIAVVIATAIGVPLGIVVTRAGLEKLALPVIGGASVGQTVPSLAVIAIMAPLLGFGLQSAIVALVIYGLLPILRNSYASIKTIDPAVIEAARGMGLTRMQIARKIELPLARPVIMAGIRISTVITVGTAELAVLVGGAGLGKITLTGVFAREALIILQGAAPTAAMAITLGFLLERVEGWMTPLGLKVP
- a CDS encoding nitrilase; the encoded protein is MKVIVYQTNPALLDLQANLDEVVTKIHEGSEKGAQLIVFPELSLTGYFVGQQYHDVSLRLDSEEIRRLASATKGTAAVVGFIEESPSMNFYNSALVAVDGQILFAYRKLNLPNYGVFEERKYFSPGKHIPVFRLHGFSIAVFICNDVWHPSLPYLGVCQKADVFVTIINSCKGSMGPEFSNIETWQVINRFYSQVFGVYNICANRVGQEDFDERPSVSDVPEPKEGETLNADQYSGPSTYLFWGGSEIIGPFGESIVKAALYEPDEILAELSRDLLRKKKILLPYLRNDDPYFTHRELRQILYRKPSHDIV
- a CDS encoding ABC transporter permease, whose protein sequence is MLDAYQFVIQHPEMVTGWMVDHLCISLVAIGIGAVLGITLGIFISAKGREHMAEAALYLAEIMMTVPSLALFGLLMVLLSRIGLSAIGFLPAVITLIVYGQLPIIRNTCTAIRQVDPAMIEAGRGMGMSETQLLFKINLPLAFPVIMAGLRNAMVLIIGIAAIAALIGAGGLGVPIFRGLRNARMDLIITGGVSVSVLALLVDGLMALLERWVTPKGLGLGQK
- a CDS encoding glycine/betaine ABC transporter substrate-binding protein, coding for MHRLHMNIVARFLTITLIIMTTIDVQAAEKRITVGNKNFTEQYIVGQLIKQMLEDRGFKVDLKSDLTSMALRAGMESGDIDICADYIGTASMVHLKHKYLPGTGNNQLYQLVKEEEQSNHFIWLGPIWNNNTYALASWPEFAAKHKLKTLSDLARLYRTREGKIETFVDFEFSVRPDGLSALEKFYDFKMAKSTLRTGTPGTSLIALKRHKTHVAMVFGTDASIPKHGWHVYSDDKSFFPPYDLSPYVRKEALDKYPEITDILNKLVATFPGGGKRAASEIVAKCQKAWQGLNARVDIEKMEPREVAREYLRQHSLIKK
- a CDS encoding type II toxin-antitoxin system VapC family toxin, with protein sequence MKLVLDTNIYSDYAEGLPETVDFLATHGEDLYLPSVVIGELNFGFMKGSQQQFNERKLKQFIKRLRVEIIDVDADVARKYAIVFLSLQKKGTKIPINDVWIAASCMGIGGTLLTRDRHFEVVEQIETVILN
- a CDS encoding betaine/proline/choline family ABC transporter ATP-binding protein (Members of the family are the ATP-binding subunit of ABC transporters for substrates such as betaine, L-proline or other amino acids, choline, carnitine, etc. The substrate specificity is best determined from the substrate-binding subunit, rather than this subunit, as it interacts with the permease subunit and not with substrate directly.), with product MIRLEKVTKIYPDGTEAVREVSFEVDRGKLCVLLGPSGCGKTTTMKMINRLIFPTSGRIYIDGTDNTSIDENELRRNIGYAIQEIGLFPHMTIGENIATVPALKGWPKAKRRKRAKELLELLRLTPDGFIDKYPRELSGGQRQRVGVARAFGGDPPILLMDEPFGAIDPITRVDLQNEFLKIQEELQKTIIFVTHDIHEAIKMGDKIALMKAGRLVQYAPPAELLYGPKDEFVADFVGADRGLKGLQLIRTKEVMWRSPRTAKPDEEVKAVRDRMEREGIDWLAVIDNEGRFTGWVVSSDLERGQKVREIMSTSAISATRNAVLSEALSLMLTSGLNVLAIVDQHDRLEGVLTFQAIQEALREAARKASVRLGRTALQREASQ
- the trpS gene encoding tryptophan--tRNA ligase — its product is MAKKRILSGMRPTGPLHLGNLHGALANWKEMQDKYECFFFIADWHALTTDYDATEPIQGHILDVFLDWLSVGLSPEKCTLFVQSYVKEHAELFLILSMITPLPWLERNPTYKEQIAELKNRDLSNFGFLGYPVLQAADIIMYKANGVPVGIDQAPHVELTREIARRFNHFYGDVFPIPETILTESSKILGMDRRKMSKSYNNAIFLSDSPEEIRNKVGQMITDPQRARRADPGNPDICNVFSFHQLYSDRETAEGIDAECREAKIGCVECKKMMAANLVKALDPIREKRSFYETRPDTVRAIIEDGNQKARAVARRTMEEVRAAVKI
- a CDS encoding segregation/condensation protein A; the encoded protein is MTEQVQGHTTYHIHLGDLFDGPMDLLVHLVRKNEVDLYDIPIALIAEQYLEYIKLMRVMNIDVAGNFLVMAATLAHIKSRMLLPTQEEQEDEEDPRMEIVRPLEEYLQLKYAAEDLAHRDRLGWDVFIRGTDEIAESTGEEPRDFVQISLFELMDAFQRIIKRVSPEHFLNITADTISVKSRILEIADILEQKGSVTFEELFEKQAAKGQIIVTFLAVLEMARTQVIRIMQHVTSGIIRIFNG
- a CDS encoding DUF1778 domain-containing protein; translated protein: MPLSLRIPPKKETMIKKAATREGKTKSAYILEAVDEKLGLVKDREKMIRELAGWLSHDAAEELRKATEIFNQINEGDWD
- the scpB gene encoding SMC-Scp complex subunit ScpB; this translates as MDNLKAIIESLLFVAESPLSVDKIKSILEVEDRKTIRSALASLAEEYESEKRGFFLSEVAGGYQFRTRPEYRNWTRRLKQTRPARLSRAAMETVAIIAYKQPVLRSDIEHLRGVDCGGILRTLLEWGIIRVLGRKDLPGRPMVYGTNKRFLELFDLKDLGDLPSLKDLRDLGEAWPNDST